The following are encoded in a window of Maridesulfovibrio ferrireducens genomic DNA:
- a CDS encoding ATP-grasp domain-containing protein, whose amino-acid sequence MKKTLIIIGAGLETIPVIQKAVDMGLHVVATDLNPEAPGFKYAHETVIGCVYTSGKSVEALKLWAKQGRKPDGVMCAAVDAPHTVAAVADFFGIQAVSSETAALATDKLAMKNRFKETGIPIPWYKEIFDADELRKNLKKRKESLVIKPVDSRGARGVLRLEYGSNTLPDLQWAFEHAQHESPAGRVMIESYLNGPQISTEGFVVNGETYTPGFSDRNYEYIDRFSPHIIENGGQLPSFLSDETQQEVKELTGMAAIALGINNGVFKGDMVVHNGKPYVIEIAARLSGGYFCTHEIPWNTGVDFIGTAIRLAIGETPAPKDMIPVFQEGVAQRYLFPDQGKVVRIEGIEEARAVDGIRMVEIRTQTGSIIPPTTNHPARAGVVMGVAETREKAVENVNKAVNCIKIITEKS is encoded by the coding sequence ATGAAAAAGACTCTGATCATAATTGGCGCAGGACTAGAAACAATCCCTGTAATTCAAAAAGCTGTTGATATGGGACTCCATGTGGTCGCCACCGACCTGAATCCCGAAGCGCCGGGGTTCAAATATGCCCATGAAACTGTGATCGGATGCGTCTACACCTCTGGAAAAAGCGTCGAAGCTCTCAAGCTTTGGGCTAAACAAGGGAGAAAACCTGACGGAGTAATGTGTGCGGCTGTTGATGCCCCGCACACCGTAGCGGCTGTTGCTGATTTTTTTGGCATTCAGGCAGTAAGCAGCGAAACGGCAGCCCTCGCCACTGACAAATTGGCAATGAAAAACCGCTTCAAAGAAACAGGCATACCCATTCCGTGGTATAAAGAAATTTTTGATGCCGATGAACTTAGAAAAAATTTAAAAAAACGAAAAGAAAGTCTCGTCATCAAACCGGTGGATAGCAGAGGAGCCCGCGGAGTGTTGCGCCTTGAATATGGTTCAAACACCCTCCCCGATTTGCAATGGGCTTTTGAACATGCACAACATGAATCACCTGCCGGACGGGTCATGATTGAGAGCTATCTGAACGGTCCACAAATCAGCACCGAAGGTTTTGTGGTAAACGGAGAAACATACACTCCCGGATTTTCAGACAGAAACTATGAATATATTGACAGATTTTCTCCGCATATAATTGAAAATGGCGGACAACTGCCCTCATTTCTATCAGACGAAACCCAACAGGAAGTGAAAGAACTTACCGGAATGGCGGCAATTGCTTTGGGTATCAATAACGGGGTATTCAAAGGTGACATGGTTGTTCATAACGGCAAACCTTACGTAATCGAAATAGCGGCTAGACTTTCCGGAGGATACTTCTGCACACATGAAATACCGTGGAATACAGGTGTGGACTTTATCGGAACAGCCATTCGCCTTGCAATAGGTGAAACTCCCGCGCCAAAGGACATGATTCCTGTATTTCAGGAAGGAGTAGCACAGCGTTACCTCTTCCCAGATCAGGGGAAAGTTGTCAGAATAGAAGGAATCGAAGAGGCTCGTGCTGTTGACGGAATCCGCATGGTCGAAATCCGTACGCAAACAGGTTCCATTATTCCTCCGACGACAAACCATCCCGCCCGCGCCGGAGTCGTTATGGGTGTTGCTGAAACAAGAGAAAAAGCTGTCGAGAACGTGAATAAAGCTGTTAACTGCATAAAAATAATCACCGAAAAAAGTTGA